From one Streptomyces sp. ICC1 genomic stretch:
- the pnuC gene encoding nicotinamide riboside transporter PnuC: MGWHTSWTEILGFATGAVCVWLVARQHVANWPIGIANNVFFIVLFAQAGLYADAGLQIVFIALAAYGWWSWTHGGGPGTAGALPVRRTTGAEWAVLGAAGAVGVLGLTLLLSRATDSTVPFWDAVTTGLSLMATYGQCRKLVESWWLWIAADLVYIPLYAYKGLYLTSLLYTVFLALCVGGLLGWQRALTARGAGRALEATA, encoded by the coding sequence ATGGGGTGGCACACGAGCTGGACCGAGATCCTCGGATTCGCCACAGGAGCCGTCTGCGTCTGGCTGGTCGCCCGGCAGCACGTCGCCAACTGGCCGATCGGCATCGCCAACAACGTCTTCTTCATCGTGCTCTTCGCGCAGGCGGGCCTCTACGCCGATGCCGGGCTGCAGATCGTCTTCATCGCCCTCGCCGCGTACGGCTGGTGGTCCTGGACCCACGGGGGTGGACCAGGAACCGCCGGGGCCCTGCCGGTGCGCCGTACGACGGGCGCCGAGTGGGCCGTGCTGGGCGCGGCGGGGGCGGTGGGGGTGCTCGGCCTGACGCTCCTGCTGAGCCGGGCCACCGACTCCACCGTCCCGTTCTGGGACGCCGTCACCACCGGGCTCTCGCTCATGGCCACGTACGGGCAGTGCCGCAAGCTCGTCGAGTCCTGGTGGCTGTGGATCGCCGCGGACCTGGTCTACATCCCCCTGTACGCCTACAAGGGGCTCTACCTCACCTCCCTGCTCTACACCGTCTTCCTCGCCCTGTGCGTGGGCGGACTGCTCGGCTGGCAGCGGGCGCTCACCGCGCGCGGTGCCGGCCGGGCCCTGGAGGCGACGGCGTGA
- a CDS encoding AAA family ATPase translates to MRRHGGKAYAHGLVLGKFYPPHAGHHHLVRTAQDQCERLTVLVCASSVESVPLADRVAWMREAHPGADVVGAVDDIPVDLHDPEVWEAHMAIFRGAVGRRVDAVFTSEEYGSELARRFGAEAVCVDRERTLFPVSGTAVRADPVGNWEFLGPAVRAALTRRIVVLGAESTGTTTLSRALAAHWRRRGGVWSTTGWVAEYGRRYSEERLAAARAADPAATWADVAFTSEEFPVIARRQDAEEERAARLGSPVLFCDTDSFATGIWHERYTGGRSEEVERIAAGTHRDLYVLTDHADVPFEDDGLRDGPQLRPWMTGRFREELERTGRRFLVVRGDREARLAAAAAAVDELLAEGRHFADPLPERVRVRDPLPGQARGRARERSR, encoded by the coding sequence GTGAGGCGCCACGGCGGGAAGGCCTACGCGCACGGCCTGGTGCTCGGCAAGTTCTATCCGCCGCACGCCGGCCACCACCACCTGGTGCGCACCGCCCAGGACCAGTGCGAGCGGCTGACCGTGCTGGTGTGCGCCTCCTCGGTGGAGTCGGTGCCGCTCGCCGACCGGGTCGCCTGGATGCGCGAGGCGCACCCCGGTGCCGATGTCGTGGGCGCGGTCGACGACATCCCGGTCGACCTGCACGACCCGGAGGTCTGGGAGGCCCACATGGCGATCTTCCGCGGCGCGGTGGGCCGCAGGGTCGACGCCGTCTTCACCTCGGAGGAGTACGGGAGCGAGCTCGCCCGGCGGTTCGGGGCCGAGGCGGTCTGCGTCGACCGGGAGCGCACCCTCTTCCCGGTGTCCGGGACGGCGGTACGGGCGGACCCGGTCGGGAACTGGGAGTTCCTGGGGCCGGCCGTACGGGCCGCGCTGACCCGGCGGATCGTCGTGCTCGGGGCCGAGTCCACCGGGACGACGACGCTGTCGCGGGCGCTGGCGGCCCACTGGCGGCGCCGGGGCGGGGTGTGGAGCACGACGGGCTGGGTCGCGGAGTACGGCCGGCGCTACAGCGAGGAGCGGCTCGCCGCGGCGCGCGCGGCGGACCCGGCGGCGACCTGGGCCGATGTGGCCTTCACCTCGGAGGAGTTCCCGGTGATCGCACGGCGGCAGGACGCGGAGGAGGAGCGGGCGGCCCGGCTGGGATCGCCGGTGCTCTTCTGCGACACCGACTCCTTCGCCACCGGCATCTGGCACGAGCGGTACACCGGCGGGCGCAGCGAGGAGGTCGAGCGGATCGCCGCGGGCACGCACCGGGACCTGTACGTGCTCACCGACCACGCGGACGTGCCCTTCGAGGACGACGGGCTGCGCGACGGACCGCAGCTGAGGCCGTGGATGACCGGCCGGTTCCGGGAGGAGCTGGAGCGGACCGGCAGGCGCTTCCTGGTGGTGCGCGGGGACCGGGAGGCGCGGCTGGCCGCGGCCGCGGCGGCCGTGGACGAACTGCTCGCGGAGGGCCGGCACTTCGCGGACCCGCTGCCGGAGCGGGTACGGGTACGGGATCCGCTGCCGGGGCAGGCGCGCGGCCGGGCACGGGAGCGGAGCCGATGA
- a CDS encoding NUDIX domain-containing protein has protein sequence MSRDTGTGEDAGGGRGGGAAGGYDPYAFEPFAVTVDLAVFTVRGGTLHVLLIRRGQEPYAGAWALPGGFVLPRESAESAARRELAEETGLAAGLVDALHLDQLRTYSEPDRDPRMRVVSVAFTALVPDLPEPAAGGGGDADRARLPHRHPAGPSAGLAFDHARILADARERVGAKLEYSCLATAFCPPEFTLGELQAVYETVWTTALDRPNFRRKVLATPGFVEAVPGAARLTGGRGKPAALYRPGPATTLHPPLLRPTEGHTR, from the coding sequence ATGAGCCGTGACACCGGCACCGGTGAGGACGCCGGCGGCGGCCGCGGTGGCGGCGCCGCGGGCGGCTACGACCCGTACGCCTTCGAGCCGTTCGCGGTGACCGTCGACCTCGCCGTCTTCACCGTCCGCGGCGGCACCCTGCACGTGCTGCTGATCCGGCGCGGGCAGGAACCGTACGCGGGCGCCTGGGCGCTCCCCGGCGGCTTCGTGCTGCCCCGGGAATCCGCCGAGAGCGCCGCCCGCCGCGAACTGGCCGAGGAGACCGGCCTGGCGGCCGGCCTGGTCGACGCCCTGCACCTGGACCAGCTGCGCACCTACAGCGAACCGGACCGGGACCCCCGGATGCGGGTCGTCTCGGTGGCCTTCACCGCGCTCGTCCCCGACCTGCCCGAACCGGCGGCCGGGGGCGGCGGGGACGCCGACCGGGCCCGCCTCCCCCACCGGCACCCAGCGGGCCCGTCGGCGGGCCTGGCCTTCGACCACGCGCGGATCCTGGCGGACGCCCGGGAGCGGGTCGGCGCGAAGCTGGAGTACAGCTGCCTGGCCACCGCCTTCTGCCCGCCCGAGTTCACCCTCGGCGAGCTCCAGGCCGTCTACGAGACCGTCTGGACCACCGCCCTGGACCGCCCCAACTTCCGCCGCAAGGTGCTGGCCACGCCCGGTTTCGTCGAGGCCGTGCCCGGAGCCGCCCGGCTCACCGGCGGCCGCGGCAAACCGGCCGCGCTCTACCGGCCCGGGCCGGCGACCACCCTGCACCCGCCCCTGCTCCGCCCTACGGAAGGACACACACGATGA
- a CDS encoding ADP-ribosylglycohydrolase family protein has protein sequence MTTTAKRAATGALLGLALGDALGFPTEFNDVPGILAKTGPWRSMELPRPAIVTDDTQMTLAFARGIRTAADRGPVGPLRLARPVREEFVDWYHSPDNNRAPGNTCLKACSLLNLPERDWRDASQLGSKGCGANMRVAPAGLVPGWTEEERAGAAQLQSALTHGHPTALAASDLTARAVFLLARGTEVTGLVGQLRSYALENRTRYHEHWLGDLWTRTASDVSAESFMARGWDECLGVLDRLAAALRSPSPETDPCLTTGDGWIAEEALATALQCFLLFPEEPLLALRRAACTKGDSDSIACLAGAFAGAHLGADVWPREWEGRIEYRAELLAFGALWDA, from the coding sequence ATGACCACGACCGCGAAGCGGGCCGCGACCGGCGCCCTGCTCGGACTGGCCCTGGGGGACGCCCTCGGCTTCCCCACGGAGTTCAACGACGTGCCGGGGATCCTGGCCAAGACGGGCCCCTGGCGGTCCATGGAGCTGCCCCGCCCGGCGATCGTCACGGACGACACCCAGATGACGCTGGCCTTCGCCCGGGGGATACGGACCGCCGCGGACCGCGGCCCGGTGGGCCCGCTGCGGCTCGCGCGGCCGGTCCGGGAGGAGTTCGTCGACTGGTACCACTCCCCGGACAACAACCGGGCCCCGGGCAACACCTGCCTGAAGGCCTGCAGCCTGCTGAACCTGCCCGAGCGGGACTGGCGCGACGCCAGCCAGCTCGGCTCCAAGGGCTGCGGCGCGAACATGCGGGTGGCGCCGGCCGGGCTGGTGCCCGGCTGGACGGAGGAGGAGCGGGCGGGCGCCGCCCAGCTCCAGTCGGCCCTCACCCACGGCCACCCGACGGCGCTGGCCGCCTCGGACCTGACGGCCCGCGCGGTGTTCCTGCTGGCCAGGGGCACCGAGGTGACCGGGCTGGTCGGGCAGCTGCGCTCGTACGCCCTGGAGAACCGCACCCGCTACCACGAGCACTGGCTCGGCGACCTGTGGACGCGCACGGCGTCGGACGTCTCGGCGGAGTCCTTCATGGCGCGCGGCTGGGACGAGTGCCTGGGCGTCCTGGACCGCCTCGCGGCCGCCCTGCGCAGCCCCTCCCCGGAGACGGACCCCTGCCTGACGACGGGCGACGGCTGGATCGCCGAGGAGGCCCTGGCCACGGCCCTCCAGTGCTTCCTGCTCTTCCCGGAGGAACCGCTCCTGGCCCTGCGCCGCGCGGCCTGCACGAAGGGCGACTCCGACTCCATCGCCTGCCTGGCCGGCGCCTTCGCGGGCGCCCACCTCGGCGCGGACGTCTGGCCCCGCGAGTGGGAGGGCCGCATCGAGTACCGCGCCGAACTCCTCGCCTTCGGCGCCCTCTGGGACGCGTGA
- a CDS encoding nucleotidyltransferase domain-containing protein, translated as MNDTPTPAPLELTLVRDHTIYSCVMGSRAFGLATEASDTDRRGVYLAPTPLFWGFQKPPTHVDGPREEQFSWELERFCELALRANPNILECLHSPVVEHLTPVGEELLSLRGAFLSRLAHTTFSRYAVSQRGKLLGDLRNHGAPRWKHAMHLLRLLLSCRDLLRTGHLVIDAGPYRDRLLAVRRGELTWDEVDAWMTRLVTESESALTTTPPPESPDLPRIEDFLHRTRHTSALG; from the coding sequence ATGAACGACACGCCGACGCCCGCGCCGCTCGAACTCACCCTGGTCAGGGACCACACGATCTACTCGTGCGTGATGGGTTCGCGGGCGTTCGGCCTGGCGACGGAGGCGAGCGACACCGACCGGCGCGGTGTCTACCTCGCCCCCACACCGCTGTTCTGGGGCTTCCAGAAGCCGCCGACGCACGTGGACGGGCCGCGGGAGGAGCAGTTCTCGTGGGAGCTGGAACGCTTCTGCGAGCTCGCCCTGCGAGCGAACCCGAACATCCTGGAGTGCCTGCACTCCCCCGTCGTGGAACACCTCACCCCGGTCGGAGAGGAACTCCTCTCACTCCGAGGGGCGTTCCTCTCCCGCCTGGCCCACACGACCTTCAGCCGGTACGCGGTCTCCCAGCGCGGCAAACTCCTCGGAGACCTCCGCAACCACGGCGCCCCGCGCTGGAAGCACGCCATGCACCTGCTGCGGCTGCTCCTGTCCTGCCGCGACCTGCTGCGCACGGGCCACCTGGTGATCGACGCGGGCCCCTACCGCGACCGCCTCCTCGCGGTCCGCCGCGGCGAGCTCACCTGGGACGAGGTCGACGCCTGGATGACCCGCCTGGTGACGGAATCCGAGTCGGCTCTCACCACGACCCCCCCCCCCGAATCCCCGGACCTCCCCCGCATCGAAGACTTCCTCCACCGCACCCGCCACACCTCAGCCCTCGGCTAA